One Deinococcus grandis DNA window includes the following coding sequences:
- a CDS encoding alpha/beta fold hydrolase, whose translation MSGQPTYLTVNGLRTHAWKRGRGAPLVVVPGLGCASWMYARLARELGRERTVFVYDPPGHGDSQGRPEYPVCIEHLTDHLSAWLRAAGLVGAPVFGHSLGGEVMFDLAARYPQLAPALIACAPTGIPENPSVRLQLLRLVRDLPRERLGLLLPGLRAYRRCGARRMLLLARDQEAHMTGPLLPRVKVPTLLIDGESDPVIQTWTVERICADIPEAVARQIPGAPHGLTDTHPRAVAQLTLEFLRQTGC comes from the coding sequence TTGAGTGGACAGCCGACGTACCTGACGGTGAACGGCCTGCGCACCCACGCCTGGAAGCGCGGGCGGGGCGCGCCGCTGGTGGTCGTTCCGGGCCTGGGGTGCGCGTCGTGGATGTACGCGCGGCTGGCGCGGGAGCTGGGGCGGGAACGCACGGTGTTCGTGTACGACCCGCCGGGCCACGGGGACAGCCAGGGCCGACCGGAGTATCCGGTGTGCATTGAGCATCTGACGGATCACCTGTCGGCGTGGTTGCGGGCGGCGGGGCTGGTGGGCGCGCCGGTGTTCGGTCACTCGCTGGGGGGAGAGGTGATGTTCGACCTCGCGGCGCGGTATCCGCAGCTGGCCCCGGCGTTGATCGCGTGCGCGCCGACGGGGATTCCGGAGAACCCCAGCGTCAGGCTGCAACTCCTGCGTCTGGTGCGGGACCTGCCGCGTGAACGGCTGGGGCTGCTGCTGCCGGGACTGCGGGCGTACCGGCGGTGCGGGGCGCGGCGGATGCTGCTGCTCGCGCGGGATCAGGAGGCGCACATGACCGGCCCGCTGCTGCCGCGCGTGAAGGTCCCGACGCTCCTGATCGACGGGGAGAGCGATCCGGTGATCCAGACGTGGACGGTCGAGCGGATCTGCGCGGACATCCCGGAGGCCGTGGCACGGCAGATTCCCGGGGCGCCGCATGGCCTGACGGACACGCATCCGAGGGCAGTGGCGCAGCTGACGCTGGAATTCCTGCGACAGACGGGGTGTTAG
- the aspS gene encoding aspartate--tRNA ligase: MKRTAMIGHLTPAHAGQTVTLQGWVNRRRDLGGLIFLELRDRSGLVQVQVEPDSAAFADADRLRAEYVAEIEGTYHARPESQRKGGLADYEVIATRVKVLNTAKTTPFELEKGDSVAEDIRLKFRYLDLRRPEMQRNLVLRSKAVAAVTEYLNREGFVQVETPMLTKSTPEGARDFLVPSRQNPGEFYALPQSPQLFKQMLMIAAFDRYYQLARCFRDEDLRADRQPDFTQLDMEMSFVELDDVLSTQEGLMAHVFRETMGVDLPVPFPRMAYMDAMNLYGSDKPDLRFDLKFTDVTDLFQGGDFKAFAAAQAVKVIAAPELTRKQIDELERIAKQNGAGGLAWLKRDGDGFTGGISKFVTAQAAELIARTGIEQGGTLLFTAGEWKKAVGALGAVRLALRDLFDLAAAGPQFHVSWVTEFPQLEFDDDSGTWTYMHHPFTAPHPDDLDLFGTDRQGEIRAQAYDLVLNGFEVGGGSIRIHDPAVQAKMFQAIGFSAEQAREKFGFFMDALEYGTPPHGGIAWGFDRLIMVMSGATSIREVIAFPKNNRGVDLMALAPSPVEPGQLADVGLSVATSEN, encoded by the coding sequence ATGAAACGCACCGCCATGATCGGCCACCTCACGCCCGCGCACGCCGGGCAGACCGTCACCCTGCAGGGCTGGGTGAACCGCCGCCGCGACCTGGGCGGCCTGATCTTCCTGGAACTGCGCGACCGCAGCGGCCTGGTGCAGGTGCAGGTCGAACCGGACTCCGCCGCCTTCGCCGACGCGGACCGCCTGCGCGCCGAGTACGTCGCGGAGATCGAGGGCACCTACCATGCCCGCCCCGAGAGCCAGCGCAAGGGGGGCCTCGCGGATTATGAGGTCATCGCCACCCGCGTGAAGGTGCTGAACACCGCGAAGACCACGCCCTTCGAACTGGAAAAGGGGGACAGCGTCGCCGAGGACATCCGCCTGAAGTTCCGGTACCTCGACCTGCGCCGCCCGGAGATGCAGCGCAACCTCGTCCTGCGCAGCAAGGCCGTCGCCGCCGTCACCGAGTACCTCAACCGCGAGGGCTTCGTGCAGGTCGAGACGCCCATGCTCACGAAGTCCACGCCCGAGGGCGCCCGTGACTTCCTGGTGCCCAGCCGCCAGAACCCCGGCGAGTTCTACGCGCTGCCGCAGAGCCCGCAGCTGTTCAAGCAGATGCTGATGATCGCCGCCTTTGACCGGTACTACCAGCTGGCCCGCTGCTTCCGTGACGAGGACCTGCGTGCCGACCGCCAGCCGGACTTCACGCAGCTCGACATGGAGATGAGCTTCGTCGAACTCGACGACGTCCTGAGCACCCAGGAGGGCCTGATGGCGCACGTGTTCCGCGAGACGATGGGCGTCGACCTGCCCGTGCCGTTCCCGCGCATGGCGTACATGGACGCCATGAACCTCTACGGCTCGGACAAGCCGGACCTGCGCTTCGACCTGAAGTTCACGGACGTCACCGATCTGTTCCAGGGCGGGGATTTCAAGGCCTTCGCCGCCGCGCAGGCCGTCAAGGTGATCGCGGCGCCCGAACTGACCCGCAAGCAGATCGACGAACTCGAACGCATCGCCAAGCAGAACGGCGCGGGCGGCCTCGCGTGGCTCAAACGCGACGGCGACGGCTTCACCGGCGGGATCAGCAAGTTCGTCACCGCGCAGGCCGCCGAACTGATCGCCCGCACCGGCATCGAACAGGGCGGCACCCTGCTGTTCACCGCCGGCGAATGGAAGAAAGCCGTCGGCGCCCTGGGTGCCGTGCGCCTCGCGCTCCGTGACCTGTTCGACCTCGCCGCCGCCGGCCCGCAGTTCCACGTCTCCTGGGTCACCGAGTTCCCCCAGCTGGAATTCGACGACGACAGCGGCACCTGGACGTACATGCACCACCCCTTCACCGCCCCCCACCCCGACGACCTGGACCTGTTCGGTACCGACCGCCAGGGTGAGATCCGCGCGCAGGCGTACGACCTCGTCCTGAACGGCTTCGAGGTCGGCGGCGGCAGCATCCGCATCCACGACCCGGCCGTGCAGGCGAAGATGTTCCAGGCGATCGGCTTCAGCGCCGAGCAGGCCCGCGAGAAATTCGGGTTCTTCATGGACGCCCTGGAGTACGGCACGCCCCCCCACGGGGGCATCGCCTGGGGCTTCGACCGCCTGATCATGGTCATGAGCGGCGCGACCAGCATCCGCGAGGTCATCGCCTTCCCGAAGAACAACCGTGGCGTGGACCTGATGGCCCTGGCGCCCTCCCCCGTCGAGCCGGGCCAGCTGGCCGACGTCGGCCTGAGCGTGGCGACGTCCGAGAACTGA
- the hisS gene encoding histidine--tRNA ligase has product MAINRPKGTEDHLPALSPKLTLDVSAQAHGWLVEKARRVLERAGAQRIDTPLFEEADLVKRGVGGSTDIVRKEMFTVYYFGDHGGYILRPEGTAAIVRAYLQNGLKQLPAPLKLWTHGPMFRAERQQRGRLRQFHQVDYEVLGSTDALVDAEAIALMVGVVRELGLTGVRVKLGSIGDPEDRERYNTYLRELFTPQLERLSDDSKDRLTRNPMRILDSKSAADQELLAELGVKPMLDFLGEEAGAHFRTVQAYLTEWGVEYDIDPSIVRGLDYYRRTAWELHHEGVGAKSALGGGGRYDGLAQELGSKETIPGIGWAFGVERLLLALEAEGMALPEIAGPLLYVAALDEVNVPHAARTAMSARAHARAEFAYRAMKPAAAFRDAERRGAHWVALLGTDEVAQGTLSLKNIRTGEQRSLAAADLATFLQEHA; this is encoded by the coding sequence ATGGCGATCAACCGCCCCAAGGGCACTGAGGATCACCTGCCGGCACTGAGTCCGAAACTCACGCTTGACGTTTCGGCGCAGGCGCACGGCTGGCTGGTGGAGAAGGCAAGGCGCGTTCTGGAACGCGCGGGCGCGCAGCGCATCGACACGCCCCTGTTCGAGGAGGCGGACCTCGTGAAGCGGGGGGTGGGGGGCAGCACGGACATCGTCCGGAAAGAGATGTTCACGGTGTACTACTTCGGGGATCACGGTGGGTACATCCTGCGGCCCGAGGGCACGGCGGCAATCGTGCGGGCGTACCTGCAGAACGGGCTCAAGCAGCTGCCCGCGCCGCTGAAGCTGTGGACGCACGGGCCGATGTTCCGCGCGGAGCGGCAGCAGCGGGGGCGTCTGCGGCAGTTCCATCAGGTGGATTACGAGGTGCTGGGCAGCACGGACGCGCTGGTGGACGCCGAGGCCATCGCGCTGATGGTGGGCGTGGTGCGTGAACTGGGCCTGACGGGCGTGCGCGTGAAGCTGGGCAGCATCGGCGACCCGGAGGACCGCGAGCGCTACAACACCTACCTGCGTGAGCTGTTCACGCCGCAGCTGGAGCGCCTGTCGGACGATTCGAAGGACCGCCTGACCCGCAACCCGATGCGCATCCTGGACAGCAAGAGCGCCGCCGATCAGGAACTCCTGGCGGAACTCGGCGTGAAGCCCATGCTGGACTTCCTCGGTGAGGAGGCGGGCGCGCACTTCCGCACCGTGCAGGCCTACCTGACCGAATGGGGCGTCGAGTACGACATCGACCCGAGCATCGTGCGCGGCCTGGACTACTACCGCCGCACCGCCTGGGAACTGCACCACGAGGGCGTCGGCGCGAAGTCCGCGCTGGGCGGCGGGGGCCGCTACGACGGACTGGCGCAGGAACTCGGCAGTAAGGAGACCATTCCCGGCATCGGCTGGGCGTTCGGCGTCGAGCGGCTCCTGCTGGCGCTGGAGGCCGAGGGCATGGCCCTCCCGGAGATCGCCGGGCCGCTGCTGTACGTCGCCGCGCTGGACGAGGTGAATGTCCCGCACGCCGCGCGCACCGCCATGAGCGCCCGCGCGCACGCGCGCGCGGAGTTCGCGTACCGCGCGATGAAACCCGCCGCCGCCTTCCGGGACGCCGAACGGCGCGGCGCGCACTGGGTGGCTCTCCTGGGGACCGACGAGGTCGCGCAGGGCACTCTCAGCCTCAAGAACATCCGGACCGGTGAGCAGCGCAGCCTCGCCGCCGCCGACCTCGCCACCTTCCTTCAGGAGCACGCATGA
- a CDS encoding IPT/TIG domain-containing protein, which produces MSESAARGGTVTIQGRYLGGPSAGKVRLGATEQGEGGYVFPPSAVRSWTDTQIVLTVPTDAPVGGSWLFVEVGAMRSTGLMFSVKQ; this is translated from the coding sequence GTGTCGGAATCTGCCGCGCGCGGCGGGACCGTGACGATCCAGGGCCGGTACCTGGGTGGGCCCAGCGCCGGGAAGGTGCGTCTGGGCGCCACCGAGCAGGGTGAGGGCGGGTACGTGTTCCCCCCGTCGGCGGTGCGGTCCTGGACGGACACGCAGATCGTGCTGACGGTTCCCACGGACGCGCCGGTGGGGGGCAGCTGGCTGTTCGTGGAGGTCGGCGCGATGCGTTCCACGGGCCTGATGTTCAGCGTCAAGCAGTAA
- a CDS encoding diacylglycerol/lipid kinase family protein, with the protein MTADVPTPSSARTAPRVLVVFNPKSGSGDSELPQFIQLLREDGMDVVERELQKDTPMRDYVTDLDQFTYLVGAGGDGTVSSLAYAAQYKNVPMLAFPAGTANLIAQNLDLPQDAAGLAAIIRDGHSLRVDMGEIEVQGEKSGFCMLAGAGADASMIRDSEELKDRFGAMAYVMSAMKQLNPKKTTFHLKIDGQPREFEGIGVMIANFGMANYRLPITSDISPSDGRFTVILMKAGNIMRLLPNLIDSVRAKLNLGDPMFSGNLETIEARTVEVDADEPFPLQYDGELHVETTPFQARILPGAIRFLTAAKRDDLET; encoded by the coding sequence ATGACAGCCGACGTCCCCACCCCCAGCAGCGCCCGCACCGCCCCCCGCGTCCTCGTGGTGTTCAACCCCAAAAGCGGCAGCGGTGACAGCGAACTGCCGCAGTTCATCCAGCTGCTCCGCGAGGACGGCATGGACGTCGTGGAACGCGAACTCCAGAAAGACACCCCCATGCGCGACTACGTCACGGACCTCGACCAGTTCACGTACCTCGTCGGTGCGGGTGGCGACGGCACCGTCAGCAGCCTCGCGTACGCCGCGCAGTACAAGAACGTCCCCATGCTGGCCTTCCCGGCCGGGACCGCCAACCTCATCGCGCAGAACCTCGACCTGCCACAGGACGCCGCCGGACTGGCCGCCATCATCCGCGACGGCCACAGCCTGCGCGTCGACATGGGCGAAATCGAGGTGCAGGGCGAGAAGAGCGGCTTCTGCATGCTCGCCGGCGCCGGCGCCGACGCCAGCATGATCCGCGACAGCGAGGAACTCAAGGACCGCTTCGGCGCCATGGCGTACGTCATGAGTGCCATGAAACAACTCAACCCCAAGAAGACCACCTTCCACCTCAAGATCGACGGGCAACCCCGGGAATTCGAGGGGATCGGCGTGATGATCGCCAACTTCGGCATGGCCAACTACCGCCTGCCCATCACCAGCGACATCAGCCCCAGCGACGGCCGCTTCACCGTCATCCTGATGAAAGCCGGGAACATCATGCGGCTCCTCCCGAACCTGATCGACTCCGTGCGTGCCAAACTGAACCTCGGGGACCCCATGTTCAGCGGCAACCTCGAAACCATCGAGGCCCGCACCGTCGAAGTGGACGCCGACGAACCCTTCCCGCTGCAGTACGACGGCGAACTGCACGTCGAGACCACACCCTTCCAGGCCCGCATCCTGCCCGGCGCGATCCGCTTCCTGACCGCCGCCAAACGCGACGACCTCGAAACCTGA
- a CDS encoding HNH endonuclease has protein sequence MSEFRTCRICRQTRAPADFPKDRPDGSRHHRCLDCQSAAYRDRYHADSKRRALQIAYSMNGSVRSRFPEAPAVPAERLAAMILEADACAYCGVPNDREGRGFQLDHVQPLSQGGEHSLDNLSVACARCNRAKWDQSIDEFHDWLDRVLARRQQAVS, from the coding sequence GTGAGCGAGTTCAGAACCTGCCGGATATGCCGCCAGACCCGTGCGCCGGCCGACTTTCCCAAAGATCGGCCAGACGGCAGCCGCCACCACCGCTGCCTCGACTGCCAGTCCGCAGCGTACCGCGACCGCTATCACGCGGACAGCAAGCGCCGCGCCCTGCAGATCGCCTATTCGATGAACGGTTCGGTGCGGAGCAGATTTCCCGAAGCTCCGGCCGTGCCCGCAGAGAGGCTCGCGGCGATGATTCTCGAGGCGGACGCGTGCGCCTACTGCGGGGTGCCGAACGATCGGGAGGGCCGGGGCTTTCAGCTTGATCACGTCCAGCCGCTCAGTCAGGGCGGTGAGCACTCGCTGGATAATCTGTCAGTGGCCTGTGCGCGGTGTAACAGGGCGAAGTGGGATCAGAGCATCGATGAGTTTCACGACTGGCTGGACCGTGTGCTGGCGCGGCGGCAACAAGCGGTGAGCTGA